A genome region from Bradyrhizobium guangzhouense includes the following:
- a CDS encoding MFS transporter encodes MTAPLRHRTFRRIWTASLVSNLGSLVQGVGVAWAMTEMSSSADKVALVQTALGLPVMLIAIPAGAIADLHDRRIVALISLGIALTASATLAVLALLGLLTPDLLLGLCFAAGCGTAMLGPAWQAAVGEQVPPQALPAAVALNGISYNIARSVGPAVGGIIVASAGTVAAFTFNTISFVPLIAALYLWKRASERSRLPPERLGHAILLGVRYITNSPPIMIVLVRTIIFGLVSGAILALLPVVVRDRLLGGAPTYGVMLGAFGLGAILGAINISLVRERLSSEAAMRCCTLSMAAGIATLALSHNPLMAAFGLVLAGTGWTLSWTLLNIGVQLSAPRWVAARSLAAYQAAASGGLAIGSWGWGHLTDIAGVETALLVAASLMLASPLVGLRLRMPSVGEGAEEGSLLEDPQVRLPVRGRDGPVVIEIEYRVEQKNAPDFREAMQELRLVRQRNGAYGWSIAQNMADPEAWIERYHFHTWHDYLRQRNRSTMAEQALEGAVIKDYHVGPGKVRVRRTIEGFARG; translated from the coding sequence ATTACCGCCCCTCTGCGGCACCGCACGTTCCGCCGCATCTGGACCGCCAGCCTGGTGTCAAATCTCGGTAGTTTGGTACAGGGAGTCGGGGTGGCCTGGGCTATGACCGAAATGTCATCGTCAGCGGACAAGGTCGCGCTGGTCCAAACCGCTCTCGGATTGCCGGTGATGCTCATTGCGATTCCGGCCGGCGCAATTGCTGACCTGCATGACCGGCGCATCGTGGCATTGATTTCACTCGGTATTGCACTGACCGCCAGCGCTACGCTGGCGGTACTCGCTTTGCTGGGATTGCTTACGCCGGACCTCTTGCTTGGTCTCTGCTTTGCAGCAGGCTGTGGCACCGCGATGTTGGGACCCGCGTGGCAGGCGGCAGTGGGCGAGCAAGTGCCTCCACAAGCCCTGCCCGCCGCAGTTGCGTTGAATGGCATCAGCTACAACATCGCGCGGAGCGTAGGTCCGGCAGTCGGGGGTATCATTGTGGCCTCCGCCGGGACCGTAGCCGCGTTCACATTCAACACGATCTCGTTCGTGCCACTTATCGCCGCGCTCTATCTATGGAAGCGCGCAAGTGAGCGGTCGCGTCTCCCACCGGAACGGCTCGGCCATGCCATCCTGTTGGGCGTCCGGTACATCACGAACTCGCCACCTATTATGATCGTGTTGGTCCGAACGATCATATTCGGGTTGGTCAGCGGAGCTATCCTGGCGCTGTTGCCAGTGGTCGTACGTGATCGCCTTCTCGGTGGCGCGCCAACTTACGGCGTGATGCTGGGCGCCTTTGGCCTGGGAGCCATTTTGGGAGCGATCAATATCTCGCTGGTGCGCGAGCGCTTAAGTAGCGAAGCCGCCATGAGATGCTGCACGCTGTCCATGGCAGCGGGTATTGCAACTCTGGCACTAAGCCACAATCCGTTGATGGCTGCGTTCGGATTGGTTCTGGCTGGTACAGGGTGGACGTTGTCTTGGACGCTCTTGAACATCGGCGTACAGCTTTCTGCACCCCGCTGGGTTGCCGCGAGGTCTCTGGCGGCGTACCAGGCCGCCGCATCCGGCGGTCTTGCCATAGGCAGCTGGGGGTGGGGACATCTCACCGACATCGCCGGCGTTGAAACAGCGCTGCTTGTCGCAGCCTCGCTGATGCTGGCATCTCCTCTGGTCGGCCTACGATTGCGGATGCCTTCTGTTGGTGAGGGTGCCGAAGAGGGAAGCCTCCTCGAAGATCCGCAGGTGCGGTTGCCGGTCAGGGGGCGCGACGGACCTGTGGTGATCGAGATCGAATATCGGGTGGAGCAGAAAAACGCTCCGGACTTTCGGGAGGCCATGCAAGAGCTTCGGCTCGTCAGGCAGCGCAATGGCGCCTACGGTTGGTCGATCGCACAAAACATGGCAGACCCAGAAGCGTGGATCGAGCGCTATCACTTCCACACCTGGCACGACTACCTGCGCCAGCGCAACCGCTCCACCATGGCCGAGCAAGCTCTGGAAGGCGCTGTGATAAAAGACTACCACGTTGGTCCCGGCAAAGTGCGTGTCCGCCGCACGATCGAGGGTTTTGCTCGGGGATAG